The following proteins are co-located in the Tripterygium wilfordii isolate XIE 37 chromosome 2, ASM1340144v1, whole genome shotgun sequence genome:
- the LOC120016483 gene encoding probable ribosome biogenesis protein RLP24, translating to MRLEKCWFCSSTVYPGHGIQFVRNDAKIFRFCRSKCHKNFKMKRNPRKVKWTKAYRRLHGKDMTQDSTFEFERKRNRPERYDRNLAENTLKAIKKIDKVRTDREIRHHEKRMKGKNLKERKEAAKELEQGIHLVKAPLALKQEPSLTLPKISVKVPQQQTQENHAMEE from the exons ATGAGGTTGGAGAAATGTTGGTTCTGTTCTTCTACTGTATATCCAGGGCATGGCATTCAGTTTGTTCGTAATGATGCAAAG ATTTTTCGATTTTGTCGATCAAAATGCCACAAGAACTTCAAAATGAAGAGGAACCCTCGCAAAGTGAAATGGACCAAGGCTTATAGAAGATTACATGGAAAAGACATGACACAG GATTCGACCTTTGAGTTTGAAAGAAAGCGAAATAGGCCCGAGAGATATGACAGGAATCTTGCGGAGAACACTCTGAAGGCTATCAAGAAGATAGACAAAGTCAGAACCGATAGGGAGATAAGACACCATGAGAAGAG GATGAAAGGCAAGAATCTCAAGGAGCGGAAGGAGGCTGCGAAGGAATTGGAACAGGGTATCCATTTGGTCAAAGCTCCTCTGGCTCTCAAACAAGAACCATCGCTCACACTACCGAAAATTTCAGTCAAGGTTCCACAACAGCAGACCCAggaaaatcatgcaatggaagAATGA
- the LOC120016475 gene encoding probable 2-carboxy-D-arabinitol-1-phosphatase: MLSTAVTSSLVLYNHNPILRPNFCSFRVRSSSSVQEINESVRSTAEERTLGTGLYASLPFPPIKAAKRVVLVRHGQSTWNEEGRIQGSSDFSILTKKGEAQAETSRFMLLDDSFDVCFSSPLIRSKRTAEIIWSTRKEDIITDSDLREIDLYSFQGLLKHEGKEKFGAAFRQWQVDAANFIIDDHYPVRELWARARSCWNKILAHESRSVLVVAHNAVNQALVATAIGLGTEYFRILLQSNCGVSVLDFTPGAEGQSPDICLNRLNQTPNSPIASGTSGGRKTSKRIILVCHGSTPGDTEASSPDFVDQPMNMLGLIQSQKTAELLLDLKVSSIVSSPKDACVKTAMAISRVQEAADCLGADCVPRYVEMKQMQDLDVEHILRQSRKEAAEVPPLHPKWITGLEDDAISILWNQSGKAWQSISDELSEESEPEKIVVVVGHPAIHIALMGHCLNLTKEWMGSFHLDAGSISVIDFPDARGIIRCINYTAHLGRWSIPITRPTMDDEEF, encoded by the exons ATGCTGTCCACTGCCGTCACGTCCTCTCTAGTCCTCTACAATCACAATCCAATACTTCGACCTAACTTCTGTTCCTTCAGAGTCCGTTCATCCTCAAGTGTACAAGAGATCAATGAGTCTGTTAGATCAACGGCGGAGGAGAGGACGCTGGGCACGGGGTTGTACGCATCGTTACCGTTCCCGCCGATAAAGGCGGCGAAGCGAGTGGTGCTGGTTAGGCACGGGCAGAGTACGTGGAATGAGGAGGGAAGGATCCAGGGGAGCTCTGATTTCTCTATCTTGACCAAGAAGGGCGAGGCTCAGGCTGAGACCTCCCGTTTCATGCTATTGGATGACTCCTTCGATGTCTGCTTCAGCAG TCCCCTAATTCGTTCAAAGAGAACAGCTGAAATCATATGGAGCACCCGCAAGGAGGATATAATAACAGATTCTGACTTGAGAGAAATTGATCTTTACTCATTTCAA GGCCTCTTGAAACATGAGGGAAAAGAAAAGTTTGGTGCCGCTTTTCGTCAATGGCAGGTAGATGCTGCCAATTTCATTATTGATGATCACTATCCAGTAAGAGAGTTATGGGCACGTGCTAGAAGCTGTTGGAATAAGATCCTAGCTCATGAAAGCAGGTCCGTTCTTGTGGTTGCTCACAATGCTGTTAATCAGGCTCTTGTTGCAACGGCTATTG GATTAGGAACAGAGTATTTCAGGATTTTACTTCAGAGCAACTGCGGAGTAAGTGTGCTGGATTTTACCCCAGGAGCTGAGGGTCAGTCTCCTGATATCTGTCTCAATCGGTTGAATCAG ACACCAAATTCACCCATTGCTTCTGGAACTTCTGGAGGCAGGAAGACCAGTAAGCGGATCATACTTGTCTGTCATGGATCCACTCCGGGTGACACTGAG GCTAGTTCTCCTGATTTTGTGGATCAGCCAATGAACATGCTTGGGTTAATACAG TCCCAGAAAACTGCAGAGCTTCTTCTTGACCTTAAAGTGAGCTCTATTGTCAGCAGCCCCAAGGATGCTTGTGTCAAGACTGCCATGGCCATCTCTAGA GTGCAAGAGGCTGCAGATTGCTTGGGTGCTGATTGTGTCCCACGATATGTAGAGATGAAGCAAATGCAGGACCTTGATGTTGAGCACATCCTTCGGCAATCAAGAAAG GAAGCAGCTGAAGTTCCACCGCTCCATCCCAAATGGATAACTGGATTAGAGGATGATGCCATATCAATTTTATGGAACCAGTCAGGGAAAGCCTGGCAATCTATTTCAGATGAACTCTCCGAAGAATCTGAGCCAGAGAAAATTGTTGTAGTAGTTGGTCATCCTGCGATTCACATAGCATTGATGGGGCACTGCCTAAATCTGACAAAAGAATGGATGGGATCGTTTCATCTTGACGCTGGAAGCATCAGTGTCATTGATTTTCCAGATGCAAGAGGCATTATTAGATGTATAAATTACACCGCTCACTTGGGGAGGTGGTCGATTCCTATTACGAGACCAACCATGGATGATGAGGAGTTCTGA
- the LOC120016491 gene encoding uncharacterized protein LOC120016491 translates to MRVVRWCLARFYRGFRDLSSTSESETRKAGDMAASMAGRATPTLLRAAWRTPSTNSVIARATTTKRISVSLPTPSLSSNLMLRQSRISASPSRLVRRELSTFLPVHSAIASACLVSKLPSEFTPSTEGRFANYVSPI, encoded by the exons ATGAGAGTGGTCCGATGGTGTCTGGCGAGGTTTTACAGAGGGTTTAGGGATCTAAGTTCTACATCAGAGAGTGAGACGCGAAAAGCAGGGGACATGGCAGCTTCCATGGCGGGAAGAGCAACACCTACGCTTCTGCGTGCAGCATGGAGAACACCATCGACGAATTCGGTAATAGCTAGAGCGACAACAACGAAAAGAATTTCAGTCTCCCTTCCGACACCTTCGTTGTCGTCGAATCTAATGCTCCGTCAGTCTCGAATCTCCGCTTCTCCTTCCAG GTTGGTACGACGTGAATTGAGCACATTCCTGCCGGTTCATTCTGCGATTGCATCCGCTTGCCTTGTCTCTAAGCTACCTTCGGAATTCACCCCCTCGACTGAAG GTAGATTTGCCAACTATGTCAGTCCTATCTAG
- the LOC120005497 gene encoding uncharacterized protein LOC120005497 isoform X2, with product MRDIGSCLSENAINVINVSHSSCSSYPNNACISSSSLTPSVQNAVTCVYKVILSNQKLFMIKVTWCKNQTTQKLTINFNNETSSSFKLNTNSRLFRKNKGTKMIESDTSSKIEVSWDLSNVKYGTGPEPVDGFYVLIMVDSEIGLILGDLGEAAMAKKFKTSNPAAKVSLISRQEHCSGNSLYTTKAQFCDTGIQHDILIRCSGENEGLNYPVMSVCIDKKTVIRVKRLQWNFRGKQTIFVDGLLVDLMWDLHDWFFNPGSGSYAVFMFRTRSGSDSSLWLEEKLVQRDQERVEFSLLIYASKSLC from the coding sequence ATGAGGGACATAGGTTCTTGTTTGAGTGAAAATGCCATAAATGTCATAAATGTGTCTCATTCTTCTTGTTCTAGTTATCCAAACAATGCTTGTATTTCTTCTTCAAGCCTAACCCCATCTGTTCAAAATGCTGTCACTTGTGTTTACAAAGTCATTCTCTCCAATCAAAAGCTGTTCATGATCAAAGTCACTTGGTGCAAGAACCAAACCACTCAGAAACTCACCATAAACTTCAACAATGAGACTTCATCATCTTTCAAGCTCAATACAAATTCAAGACTATTCAGGAAGAATAAAGGAACCAAAATGATCGAATCCGATACTTCTTCGAAGATCGAAGTCTCCTGGGATCTCTCCAACGTTAAATATGGCACAGGGCCTGAACCTGTTGATGGGTTTTATGTACTAATCATGGTTGATTCAGAGATAGGCCTTATTTTGGGTGATCTTGGTGAAGCAGCCATGGCCAAGAAGTTCAAAACCAGTAATCCAGCAGCCAAAGTGAGTCTAATTTCAAGGCAAGAGCATTGTTCAGGAAACAGTTTGTATACAACCAAGGCTCAGTTCTGTGACACTGGGATTCAACATGACATTTTGATTAGATGTAGTGGAGAAAATGAAGGCCTGAATTACCCAGTTATGTCTGTTTGTATCGATAAAAAGACGGTGATTCGCGTCAAGAGGCTGCAGTGGAATTTTAGGGGAAAGCAGACAATCTTTGTTGATGGGCTGCTGGTTGATCTAATGTGGGATTTACATGACTGGTTCTTCAATCCTGGTTCAGGATCATATGCTGTGTTCATGTTCAGGACAAGAAGCGGATCGGATAGCAGCCTTTGGCTGGAGGAGAAGTTGGTGCAGAGAGACCAAGAGAGAGTTGAATTCTCCTTGTTGATATATGCCAGTAAGAGTCTTTGTTAA
- the LOC120005497 gene encoding uncharacterized protein LOC120005497 isoform X1 yields the protein MRDIGSCLSENAINVINVSHSSCSSYPNNACISSSSLTPSVQNAVTCVYKVILSNQKLFMIKVTWCKNQTTQKLTINFNNETSSSFKLNTNSRLFRKNKGTKMIESDTSSKIEVSWDLSNVKYGTGPEPVDGFYVLIMVDSEIGLILGDLGEAAMAKKFKTSNPAAKVSLISRQEHCSGNSLYTTKAQFCDTGIQHDILIRCSGENEGLNYPVMSVCIDKKTVIRVKRLQWNFRGKQTIFVDGLLVDLMWDLHDWFFNPGSGSYAVFMFRTRSGSDSSLWLEEKLVQRDQERVEFSLLIYARSTPQKKSFSFTKDCRWSYYIHKPSLQCKQ from the exons ATGAGGGACATAGGTTCTTGTTTGAGTGAAAATGCCATAAATGTCATAAATGTGTCTCATTCTTCTTGTTCTAGTTATCCAAACAATGCTTGTATTTCTTCTTCAAGCCTAACCCCATCTGTTCAAAATGCTGTCACTTGTGTTTACAAAGTCATTCTCTCCAATCAAAAGCTGTTCATGATCAAAGTCACTTGGTGCAAGAACCAAACCACTCAGAAACTCACCATAAACTTCAACAATGAGACTTCATCATCTTTCAAGCTCAATACAAATTCAAGACTATTCAGGAAGAATAAAGGAACCAAAATGATCGAATCCGATACTTCTTCGAAGATCGAAGTCTCCTGGGATCTCTCCAACGTTAAATATGGCACAGGGCCTGAACCTGTTGATGGGTTTTATGTACTAATCATGGTTGATTCAGAGATAGGCCTTATTTTGGGTGATCTTGGTGAAGCAGCCATGGCCAAGAAGTTCAAAACCAGTAATCCAGCAGCCAAAGTGAGTCTAATTTCAAGGCAAGAGCATTGTTCAGGAAACAGTTTGTATACAACCAAGGCTCAGTTCTGTGACACTGGGATTCAACATGACATTTTGATTAGATGTAGTGGAGAAAATGAAGGCCTGAATTACCCAGTTATGTCTGTTTGTATCGATAAAAAGACGGTGATTCGCGTCAAGAGGCTGCAGTGGAATTTTAGGGGAAAGCAGACAATCTTTGTTGATGGGCTGCTGGTTGATCTAATGTGGGATTTACATGACTGGTTCTTCAATCCTGGTTCAGGATCATATGCTGTGTTCATGTTCAGGACAAGAAGCGGATCGGATAGCAGCCTTTGGCTGGAGGAGAAGTTGGTGCAGAGAGACCAAGAGAGAGTTGAATTCTCCTTGTTGATATATGCCA GATCAACTCCTCAAAagaaatcattttcttttacaAAGGATTGTAGATGGAGCTACTACATACATAAACCAAGCTTGCAATGTAAGCAATGA
- the LOC120005497 gene encoding uncharacterized protein LOC120005497 isoform X3, producing the protein MRDIGSCLSENAINVINVSHSSCSSYPNNACISSSSLTPSVQNAVTCVYKVILSNQKLFMIKVTWCKNQTTQKLTINFNNETSSSFKLNTNSRLFRKNKGTKMIESDTSSKIEVSWDLSNVKYGTGPEPVDGFYVLIMVDSEIGLILGDLGEAAMAKKFKTSNPAAKVSLISRQEHCSGNSLYTTKAQFCDTGIQHDILIRCSGENEGLNYPVMSVCIDKKTVIRVKRLQWNFRGKQTIFVDGLLVDLMWDLHDWFFNPGSGSYAVFMFRTRSGSDSSLWLEEKLVQRDQERVEFSLLIYAKFCTI; encoded by the exons ATGAGGGACATAGGTTCTTGTTTGAGTGAAAATGCCATAAATGTCATAAATGTGTCTCATTCTTCTTGTTCTAGTTATCCAAACAATGCTTGTATTTCTTCTTCAAGCCTAACCCCATCTGTTCAAAATGCTGTCACTTGTGTTTACAAAGTCATTCTCTCCAATCAAAAGCTGTTCATGATCAAAGTCACTTGGTGCAAGAACCAAACCACTCAGAAACTCACCATAAACTTCAACAATGAGACTTCATCATCTTTCAAGCTCAATACAAATTCAAGACTATTCAGGAAGAATAAAGGAACCAAAATGATCGAATCCGATACTTCTTCGAAGATCGAAGTCTCCTGGGATCTCTCCAACGTTAAATATGGCACAGGGCCTGAACCTGTTGATGGGTTTTATGTACTAATCATGGTTGATTCAGAGATAGGCCTTATTTTGGGTGATCTTGGTGAAGCAGCCATGGCCAAGAAGTTCAAAACCAGTAATCCAGCAGCCAAAGTGAGTCTAATTTCAAGGCAAGAGCATTGTTCAGGAAACAGTTTGTATACAACCAAGGCTCAGTTCTGTGACACTGGGATTCAACATGACATTTTGATTAGATGTAGTGGAGAAAATGAAGGCCTGAATTACCCAGTTATGTCTGTTTGTATCGATAAAAAGACGGTGATTCGCGTCAAGAGGCTGCAGTGGAATTTTAGGGGAAAGCAGACAATCTTTGTTGATGGGCTGCTGGTTGATCTAATGTGGGATTTACATGACTGGTTCTTCAATCCTGGTTCAGGATCATATGCTGTGTTCATGTTCAGGACAAGAAGCGGATCGGATAGCAGCCTTTGGCTGGAGGAGAAGTTGGTGCAGAGAGACCAAGAGAGAGTTGAATTCTCCTTGTTGATATATGCCA AATTCTGTACCATTTAA
- the LOC120008968 gene encoding stress-response A/B barrel domain-containing protein At5g22580-like produces the protein MGGFKHLVIVKFKEDVVVEDMLKGMEKLVSENELVKSFEWGQDVEGHEMLRQGFTHAFLMTFEKKEDYTAFLGHPSHVEYSTTFSGAIDKIVVLDFPINPAKPPA, from the exons ATGGGAGGGTTCAAGCACTTGGTGATTGTCAAGTTTAAGGAAGATGTAGTGGTAGAGGATATGTTGAAAGGAATGGAGAAGCTGGTTTCAGAGAATGAACTTGTCAAGTCCTTTGAATG GGGACAGGATGTGGAAGGGCATGAGATGCTCAGACAAGGATTTACCCATGCCTTCTTGATGACATTTGAAAAGAAGGAAGACTACACTGCGTTTCTCGGTCATCCATCTCACGTTGAATACTCGACCACATTTTCAGGAGCCATAGACAAGATCGTGGTTCTCGATTTTCCAATTAATCCAGCCAAGCCCCCTGCATAA
- the LOC120007284 gene encoding tRNA dimethylallyltransferase 2 isoform X1, which produces MDTVGVLLNPNNGGSEKEATKPKVVAIMGPTGSGKSRLAIDLASHFPIEIINADSMQVYRGLDVLTNKVPLHEQKGVPHHLLGSVSPNVEFTAKNFRDFAIPCINDIWSRNCLPVIVGGTNYYIQALVSPFLLDDSVEDPPGEEETYHLSDFGEESLTYSYSDLKILDPVAANRIHPNDCRKINQYLNLYARSGILPSRFYQEKTAENWGQADNSRFDCCFICVDAAAPVLDLYVEKRVDCMIDTGLLDEVYDIYNPNADYTRGLQQAIGVREFENFLGVYLSQNWNDEASDSTDGSLFLLSMDKDDKVFKEKITEILSLSDDNKLKVQLEEAIKKVKVNTRRLVRRQKRRITRLQELFGWNIHYVEATESISIPTGSTGEINIVGFPGKSDEVWASQVVRPAVKIIGSFLNEDARMACEFEGSSSAEIKSIQKDLWTQYTCEACGDRVLRGAHEWEQHTQGRRHRKQISRLRKSGGHGFSSQHL; this is translated from the exons ATGGACACCGTTGGGGTTCTGCTCAACCCTAATAATGGAGGATCGGAAAAGGAAGCAACAAAGCCGAAAGTGGTAGCGATTATGGGCCCAACCGGTTCAGGAAAATCTCGGCTGGCCATTGATTTGGCATCGCACTTCCCCATCGAAATCATCAATGCTGATTCGATGCAGGTCTACCGTGGACTAGATGTCCTCACCAACAAGGTGCCACTCCATGAGCAGAAAG GAGTGCCTCATCATCTTTTGGGGTCCGTGAGCCCAAATGTGGAATTCACTGCTAAGAATTTTCGGGATTTTGCTATTCCT TGTATCAATGACATATGGTCCCGCAACTGCTTGCCAGTTATTGTTGGGGGTACGAATTACTACATTCAG GCTCTTGTGAGTCCATTCCTTCTTGATGATTCAGTGGAAGATCCGCCTG GAGAGGAGGAGACCTATCATTTGTCAGACTTTGGGGAAGAGAGTTTGACTTATAGCTACAGTGACCTTAAAATCCTTGATCCAGTTGCTGCAAATAGGATTCATCCAAACGACTGTAGAAAA ATCAATCAGTACCTCAATTTGTATGCTCGCAGTGGCATTCTCCCTAGCAGATTTTATCAGGAAAAGACTGCAGAG AACTGGGGTCAAGCAGATAATTCCAGGTTTGACTGCTGCTTTATATGTGTTGATGCTGCAGCCCCTGTACTCGACCTATATGTTGAAAAACGAGTAGACTGCATGATTGATACTGGATTACTGGATGAAGTCTATGATATCTACAATCCGAATGCTGATTATACTCGAGGTTTACAGCAAGCCATTGGTGTCCGTGAATTTGAGAATTTTCTGGGAGTTTACCTTTCTCAAAATTGGAATGATGAAGCAAGTGATTCTACTGATGGGTCTCTTTTTCTATTATCAATGGATAAGGATGATAAAGTTTTCAAAGAGAAGATCACGGAAATTCTGTCTCTCTCTGATGACAACAAACTCAAGGTTCAATTGGAGGAAGcgataaaaaaagtaaaagtaaaCACCAGAAGGCTTGTTCGTCGACAA AAGAGGAGGATTACCAGACTTCAGGAATTGTTTGGCTGGAACATTCATTATGTTGAAGCAACAGAATCCATATCAA TTCCTACTGGTTCTACTGGAGAGATAAATATTGTTGGATTCCCAGGCAAATCAGATGAGGTATGGGCTTCACAAGTGGTTAGACCAGCTGTGAAAATTATTGGATCTTTCCTTAATGAGGATGCAAGGATGGCGTGCGAGTTCGAGGGATCTAGCAGCGCTGAAATTAAATCAATCCAAAAAGATTTGTGGACTCAATACACATGCGAG GCCTGTGGAGATAGGGTACTTAGAGGGGCACACGAGTGGGAACAGCACACACAAGGCCGTAGACATCGTAAGCAAATTTCTCGGCTTAGAAAATCTGGAGGTCATGGTTTTTCGAGTCAACATCTTTGA
- the LOC120007284 gene encoding tRNA dimethylallyltransferase 2 isoform X2: MDTVGVLLNPNNGGSEKEATKPKVVAIMGPTGSGKSRLAIDLASHFPIEIINADSMQVYRGLDVLTNKVPLHEQKGVPHHLLGSVSPNVEFTAKNFRDFAIPCINDIWSRNCLPVIVGGTNYYIQALVSPFLLDDSVEDPPGEEETYHLSDFGEESLTYSYSDLKILDPVAANRIHPNDCRKINQYLNLYARSGILPSRFYQEKTAENWGQADNSRFDCCFICVDAAAPVLDLYVEKRVDCMIDTGLLDEVYDIYNPNADYTRGLQQAIGVREFENFLGVYLSQNWNDEASDSTDGSLFLLSMDKDDKVFKEKITEILSLSDDNKLKVQLEEAIKKVKVNTRRLVRRQKRRITRLQELFGWNIHYVEATESISSKSDEVWASQVVRPAVKIIGSFLNEDARMACEFEGSSSAEIKSIQKDLWTQYTCEACGDRVLRGAHEWEQHTQGRRHRKQISRLRKSGGHGFSSQHL, encoded by the exons ATGGACACCGTTGGGGTTCTGCTCAACCCTAATAATGGAGGATCGGAAAAGGAAGCAACAAAGCCGAAAGTGGTAGCGATTATGGGCCCAACCGGTTCAGGAAAATCTCGGCTGGCCATTGATTTGGCATCGCACTTCCCCATCGAAATCATCAATGCTGATTCGATGCAGGTCTACCGTGGACTAGATGTCCTCACCAACAAGGTGCCACTCCATGAGCAGAAAG GAGTGCCTCATCATCTTTTGGGGTCCGTGAGCCCAAATGTGGAATTCACTGCTAAGAATTTTCGGGATTTTGCTATTCCT TGTATCAATGACATATGGTCCCGCAACTGCTTGCCAGTTATTGTTGGGGGTACGAATTACTACATTCAG GCTCTTGTGAGTCCATTCCTTCTTGATGATTCAGTGGAAGATCCGCCTG GAGAGGAGGAGACCTATCATTTGTCAGACTTTGGGGAAGAGAGTTTGACTTATAGCTACAGTGACCTTAAAATCCTTGATCCAGTTGCTGCAAATAGGATTCATCCAAACGACTGTAGAAAA ATCAATCAGTACCTCAATTTGTATGCTCGCAGTGGCATTCTCCCTAGCAGATTTTATCAGGAAAAGACTGCAGAG AACTGGGGTCAAGCAGATAATTCCAGGTTTGACTGCTGCTTTATATGTGTTGATGCTGCAGCCCCTGTACTCGACCTATATGTTGAAAAACGAGTAGACTGCATGATTGATACTGGATTACTGGATGAAGTCTATGATATCTACAATCCGAATGCTGATTATACTCGAGGTTTACAGCAAGCCATTGGTGTCCGTGAATTTGAGAATTTTCTGGGAGTTTACCTTTCTCAAAATTGGAATGATGAAGCAAGTGATTCTACTGATGGGTCTCTTTTTCTATTATCAATGGATAAGGATGATAAAGTTTTCAAAGAGAAGATCACGGAAATTCTGTCTCTCTCTGATGACAACAAACTCAAGGTTCAATTGGAGGAAGcgataaaaaaagtaaaagtaaaCACCAGAAGGCTTGTTCGTCGACAA AAGAGGAGGATTACCAGACTTCAGGAATTGTTTGGCTGGAACATTCATTATGTTGAAGCAACAGAATCCATATCAA GCAAATCAGATGAGGTATGGGCTTCACAAGTGGTTAGACCAGCTGTGAAAATTATTGGATCTTTCCTTAATGAGGATGCAAGGATGGCGTGCGAGTTCGAGGGATCTAGCAGCGCTGAAATTAAATCAATCCAAAAAGATTTGTGGACTCAATACACATGCGAG GCCTGTGGAGATAGGGTACTTAGAGGGGCACACGAGTGGGAACAGCACACACAAGGCCGTAGACATCGTAAGCAAATTTCTCGGCTTAGAAAATCTGGAGGTCATGGTTTTTCGAGTCAACATCTTTGA